CTCGTTGAACTTTATCCAGACGTGCCGGTACCGAAGACCGTATGGCAGTGGACGGAATCGGCTCAGTATCGGTTGCTGCGCAGCGGTGCGCATCGGTCACTGTCTTGCGTTGATCTCTTGATCTGTGGGTGTGCCGCCCTTCGAAGGCTCGTTGTTCTTCATGACGACAACGATTTCGTGACCGCTGCGAAGTACTTGCCGGACGTTGCCGAGCGCCGTGTACGCAACCTGCCTTGAGGGCGCCCGTTCAGCGTCGTCGACCACCGCTCGGACTCGGCACCGACAGCCGTTCAGCCAGCCCGGCCTGCACCGCGTCGGCCACGCGAGTAACAGGCATCGAGTA
This DNA window, taken from Cryptosporangium minutisporangium, encodes the following:
- a CDS encoding PIN domain-containing protein yields the protein MIRYLADSSALWRLLRDQEVREAWRDVVSGQAIGTCSPQRTEFRRSARTLAEYEQMGEMLVELYPDVPVPKTVWQWTESAQYRLLRSGAHRSLSCVDLLICGCAALRRLVVLHDDNDFVTAAKYLPDVAERRVRNLP